Part of the Hevea brasiliensis isolate MT/VB/25A 57/8 chromosome 16, ASM3005281v1, whole genome shotgun sequence genome is shown below.
TTGGAGGAAAAATTTGATTCCTAATTGGTTGTAAAAATCGGTTACTATCAGCAATTGATTTACAAATTGGTTAGCAATTGATTGCAAATTGATTATTAATAACAATTGATTTTTACAACCGACTGTAAATTAATTACTAAATTTTGAagtcaattaaaataattctttaatttagcaatcgatctctaaattaattactattagcaatcaatttttaAATCGATTGTTAATAGTAACAAATTATAACAATCGATTTTTTAATCGGTTGCTAAtcgtatatttaaattttttctaatactaattagcaattgatttaataattaaatataaatcaattactaATAGCAACTGATTCAGCAACTGATTTTTGAAGTCgttactaaatttttaaaaaataaattattttattaaaaaaattgaaatcacAAATcggttataaaattaattattattaacaatCAATTTCAGCTAGttgtaaaaattatttacaaAATTGATTGTTTGTTTTTAGTGAGTAATTTAAAGCTAATCAAATTTCCTAGAAGTGGCCTGATTTTAACACGCATATAAATCTTAAAGGACCATAAGTTTGTAACAAAATTACTGGTCTCTTGATCCAAATCACACTATAGCTCATCAAAAAATCATAGTTTTTGTCATTTTTGCCCTTAGAATGTTGGAATCTTGTTCGGAAGGTGATACAAATGGAAAAGATTACAATACCATATCCTTTTTTGATATAATGCAATACTGTATCCTTAGAAACAAAGTCATTCATTATTACATCAAACACTCTCCATCAAGGAGAATGGATGGGTTAAACCAAAAATTCAAGAAAGATTGCTGCTAATGAATTCTTTGCTTTCAACTGGTGGTTAATcacatcaaatttttaatttcacGAAATTGCATGAAGAATTTTGTTACTAGAATTTTTACCAAAACAAGCAACAGCAGGCAATTAACAATATAACAACATTAGCACACCAATAAACTTCAAGAACAAAAACAAGAACAAGAAACTAATAGCTTGGttctaagaaaaaaaaatccattactagcttttttgtttttttctctAGACGTTGTTTCTCTGAAAGACAGAAGGGCAAGTAAAAACAATACACCAAAGCAGGGCTGGGCTGTGTATTACCGCTTGGAAGATCAGATCAAACTCCACAAATCATAACTCCTAATAGCAAGAAGATGCTTGAAGAGGACAAAGATGCAGTGGAGAGacataatagagagattctatggAGAGATCGGGAAAGCAAATAAACTTTTTGTATGGGGATGGAATGCAAAGAAACGCTCGAAAAGTGAGAAGCAATGAAAACCACGAAAAATCTCAGGAAGaagaaattattataaaaaagagGAACGGGTATATGAATCCTGCTATGACAGCCTTTTGATTCTCACCTCTTTGGGCCCCCTTCCCCATGTGCACTGTCATCTATTAGACTATTACACATTCCTCTCTCCCCCAGCCCCCATCTCTCCCTCTGCCTTACCTATGCGTTGCTTCTCGAAATGTTGAAGAACTCTCTCTTGAAGAACCTTCCAtggctttctttctttctctgagGATAGAGAAGAGAGCTTGTCTCAGTTGCAAGCTTttgcttctttttctttctagTTTTTCTTCAATCTTTCTCATTGTCAACTCTCAAGCTACCCCTAGTGAAGATGTTGCAGTTATGCTTGCCCTCAAGAAAAGCCTCAATGTGCCTGATTCTCTTGGATGGTCTGACCCGGATCCCTGCAACTGGAACCATGTTGGCTGCTCTATTGATAGACGAGTCACCCGCATCCAAATTGGTCGACAAAACCTTCGAGGTACACTCCCTTCAAATCTTCAAAACCTTACTCAACTAGAGCGCTTAGAGCTTCAATGGAACAACATTTCCGGTCTTCTACCTAGTTTTAACGGGTTAAGCTCACTACAAGTGATAATGCTTTCTGGGAATCAGTTTACTTCCATTCCTAGTGATTTCTTTACTGGTTTGTCCTCTCTTAAGGCTGTTGAGATTGATAACAACCCATTTTCCTCCTGGGTAATCCCTGAAAGTATTAAAAACTCTTCTACTTTGCAGAATTTCTCCGCAAATTCGGCAAACATCTCTGGGTCAATACCCAATTTTTTTGGTCCAGATGCTTTTCCGGGCctaaccattctgcatttggcctTCAATGAGCTTGAAGGTGAGTTGCCTGCGAGCTTTGCTGGGTCACAGATCCAGTCTTTGTGGCTCAATGGGCAGAAGAGTGAAGGCAAGCTTACTGGTAGAATTGATGTTATACAGAACATGACTTTGTTGAAGGATGTTTGGTTGCATTCTAATGGGTTTACGGGTCCTTTACCAGATTTTTCGGGTTTGAAAGATTTGCAGGTCTTGAGTATAAGGGATAATTCATTCACGGGTCCTGTTCCTTTGTCTTTGGTGAATCTTGAGTCTTTGAATGTAGTGAATTTGACAAATAATTTCTTTCAAGGGCCTATGCCTGTGTTCAATAGCTTGGTCTCTGTTGATATGACCAAGGATTCAAATAGTTTTTGTCTGCCAAGTCCCGGTGAATGTGATTCCAGGGTTAACACGTTGCTTCTGATTTTGAAATCAATGGGTTACCCACAAAGGTTCGCCCAGAATTGGAAGGGGAATGATCCTTGTGCAGATTGGATTGGAATTACTTGTACTCAAGGGAACATTACTGTTGTAAACTTCCAGAAGATGGATCTCACAGGAACCATTTCCCCTGAGTTTGCTTCTCTTAAGTCCTTACAAAGATTGGCTCTTGATGGTAATAATCTCACAGGTTCAATTCCACAGGAGCTTACTACTCTGCCTGCACTAAAGGAACTTGGCGTGTCAAACAATCAACTTTCTGGCAAAATTCCAGTTTTCAAGAGTAATGTGTTGGTGAATACTAATGGTAATCCAGATATAGGGAAGGAATCTAATAGTTCTACATCTCTAGGTCCTCCATCAGCCTCTCCATCGGCAGATGCAGGTTCTGGAAATAGTGGCAGCTCTGGAAATGGTGGCAAGAAATCATCTACTAAGATTGGAGTAATTGTGTTATGTGTCGTTGGAGGCATACTTTTGATAATCTTTGTTGGCTTGTTGAGTTTCTTGCTATGTAAGAAGAAACAAAAGCGGTTTAGCAGAGTGCAGAGTCCAAATGCAATGGTGATCCATCCTCGCCATTCTGGATCTGATAACGAGAGTGTAAAGATCACAGTTGCTGGTTCAAGTGTTAGTGTTGGTGCAATTAGCGAGACACATACTATTCCTGCAAGTGAGCAAGGTGATGTTCAAATGGTTGAAGCAGGGAACATGGTCATTTCTATTCAAGTCTTAAGGAATGTGACAAACAATTTCAGTGAGAAAAATATATTGGGTCAAGGAGGTTTTGGAGTGGTGTACAAAGGTGAATTGCATGATGGTACAAAGATTGCTGTCAAGAGAATGGAGTCTGGGGTCATAAGTGGGAAGGGACTAAGTGAGTTTAAGTCTGAGATTGCTGTGCTGACCAAGGTTAGGCACCGGCATCTTGTTGCTCTTCTTGGGTACTGCTTGGATGGTAATGAGAAGCttcttgtttatgaatttatgccaCAAGGGACACTCAGTAGGCATCTTTTTAATTGGGCACATGAAGGACTGAAACCCCTAGAGTGGACAAAGAGGTTGACTATAGCCTTGGATGTAGCAAGGGGTGTTGAATACCTTCATGGTTTGGCACATCAAAGTTTTATACATAGGGACTTGAAACCCTCAAACATTCTTCTTGGGGATGATATGAGGGCCAAGGTTGCCGATTTTGGTCTTGTACGCCTTGCACCAGAGGGTAAAGGCTCAATTGAAACACGAATCGCTGGAACTTTCGGATACTTGGCACCGGAATATGCAGGTAACATTTCTTCTAGTTGCTTTGCCACTTAGTTAAtgttatgattttttaaaatgcTGAGATATAATTCAAATCTAAAATTTAAGGTGTTCTAAGGCATCATTTTGGTTATtgtttttcaaatttctttttccATAAATCAATTTCCCATTTGGTATTACTTAAACTAATTCAAAAGGTCTTGATTAATtggaattttgaattgaattcttTTGCCTAACCAGTTTGGTATGTTTCATCTACTAAATAATTTGCATCAAAACTTAATTACTTGGGCACATAatttgtttttctaatttatctCTCAATTGCATAAATGATAATCTAACATTGAGCTCTCTTTGATGATCTGATTGCAGTTACTGGTAGGGTGACAACTAAAGTGGATGTTTTCAGTTTTGGGGTGATATTGATGGAGCTTATAACAGGTAGAAAAGCTCTCGATGATAGCCAGCCTGAGGAGAGCATGCATCTTGTAACTTGGTTCCGCAGGTTGCACCTCAACAAGGAATCCTTCCACAAGGCCATTGACCCCACGATTGACCTCGATGAGGAAACACTTGCAAGTATCAGCACTGTTGCAGAGTTGGCAGGCCACTGCAGTGCAAGAGAGCCATCTCAAAGACCAGACATGGGGCATGCTGTCAACGTGTTATCTTCTCTAGTGGAGCTCTGGAAACCAACTACCCAAAATCCTGAAGATATATATGGCATTGATCTTGAAATGTCCTTACCGCAAGTACTTCAGAAGTGGCAAGCCTTTGAAAATAGAAGCAACTTGGAatattcatcttcttcactcctcCTCAGCTTAGATAATACTCAGACCAGTATACCCACATGTCCATATGGGTTCGCGGAATCATTGACATCAGCAGATGGGAGATAAGAGTGGTATTTGTAAGTGATTGTGGTTTTCTATGTTCATTCTATTTGTTTCTTTGCTTTTCTCTATGAAAAGTTTCCCTGACTTCTAGTTACTGTGTGTTTTAGCCTTTGTCCCATGATTCTTGGAAGCGTAGTTTGAATTATTGTTCTTCACATCTTTAAAAGGTTTTGAAAATGCAATGAAATGAGTTTCCCATCTCttcctgatctcttaatatacCTATCCAAAGAATTTTGCTGAAAGTGATAcagaattgaaaatttaacttgatggTCCATTTTCTGGTGTGTATGTATTTTTGTATTTTTCTTTAAGAAGATAAAAATTTTTCTTGTGATGATTCTGGTGGTGGGGATGGAATTGATGATTAGGTGTAACATATTGGTGTTGGCAAATATGATGAAACTTACCCACCTAATCATAAAAGGCAACAGCATGTGACAACAATTTCTGTTCGTAGCTTTTTAATAAAAGGAAATATCAAAAGGCCAATCAAAACTTGGTGGCAGGACAGGATAAAGGAAATGTGCTTTGCCTTATGAAAATTAGTTTTGTCCAATCAAATTCCCTGTAAAGGTTAAAGagcatttttctttctttctttcttttttttttttctctcttcactttgatttattaaaaaatataatttaatcatTGATCATCATAGTTAGAACTCAATATTTTGATGTAAAATTGGATGAAATTATATACTTTTTTATCATGATCACGATTAATTGAATGATGACCTATAATAATTTAGGCCATTAATTAAGAGAATTTTAatagtataaaatttttttaaaaaatgtgaaTAATGAAAAAAAGTGGAATCCACGATGGATGcagtttataaaatttataattatgaaatttaaatttattaatttaatttttttttttaaaatacaaggATGGAAAACTTGCGTAAGCTTTCCCATGCCATGAGAAAAAGCGCAAGGATGAGTGAGAGGGAAAAGATCAAAAGAAAAGTGGTTTGTTTGCGCGAAGGCATGTGGGTGTTCGGCTGTAATTGTCCGCCACTCCGACTCCCAAGATTTCTCTCATCTCACATAACACGTTGATCAgccacatcaatatatatatatatatatatattttttttttttttttttttgtctctctctcttttttggtaacaatttcttttctttcttttttaaacGAAAGAAATTGCATTAAACAGTAGAATGCGATGCATGGGATACATCTGATACAGCAACAGATTCTAGGTGGGCGGGGACTTCCTCCATCCATATGTGCTCCTGATTACAAAGCAAGAGCGCCTCTTAAACCATTCAGTGAGCGAGCTCATTTGCCGAGCGAGGAACTATCATAAGTAGATTATATGTTAGatagtaaaagaaaaaaaaatcttacaAATTTAGCATATAAAggaaataagaaataaaaaaaaaataaaatatataaaattatatatatttagataaatatatattattttatgataATACTTATTATATAtgtgtaaaataaaataattatttaaattataattaaatatatttattaataaatgtgTCTATTATAAATAGACAtttctattatatataaataattataattatttaaaaatatatcataATAGATATATCTTTTAATAAACAGATATATTATATAAAGTTATATCTATTAAAAAAAAgtatcaatttaaaataaataatctaTACCTAGAAATAAACAAATatatctatttaaaaaaaatgtcataactttttattatttataaatataaattagttgttcatatactatttttatttttcctttttctttcttacctctttaaatttaattcattaaaaattcttaaaaaaaattttaagagttACCGGttgtaattttatattttattatattctaAAAATACATTATCATAATCTTAAAATATATTAAGATAATGATTTATCATTTATTGTAAATTCACTGTACAAACTGGACAAAATTCAATGACTGAGAAATGTAAAGAACATCATCGCTGGTTATTTTCATTTCTAGattctattatttaaaaaaaaaaagaatgggccttttacaattaaaatttgaaattgtagCCCATTTAGAAATCCAATGCAGAAAGGCCATTGTTTTTTGAAAAGAATTCAAATTCACAATTGAAATCGTAGTTCATTTGGATATGGAATAGACAAGGCCCATCACTtccaaatatatattttttttccaggATCAATTCcaataaattaaacttgtgatttCCCCCATTTTCATTTAGTTAAATCATAATGTTTGtcatttaattttacttttaacgATGGACTTAATAATAGATCTTTTTCTTaacaaatttttgtaaaattatttGTGTATtcgtaaaattataattttactggGCTAACTTTGCTAAGAATTTTTCAGTGGTAGAATCCATGTAAAATGTTGCTTTCTTTTGCCCATATGTAAAAAGATTGTTAATCCATTTCATGAAGAGttgaaaaaattttattgtatttttaaatattatgaaaacttaaaatctttaatttaattttttttaattaagaaaaaatttttttgtaaaaaaatattttaaaattttactttttgCCCAATGAACGGTGGAAAAAATCCAACGGGTGTGCCGAAAAAGTCGACGGCGGACCAAATGAACCGACCTAAAGCAGGTCACACGGTCCACCTACTGAATACGACTCAGAGAGAGACGGTCAGATTCAGTCAGCCGTCAAAATTTCAACGGTCAAAATTTCAAATATTACCCGATTAAAACCTTCCCACTTCTTCGTTTTTGGAAGGCCTCGCTCGCGAGCTCTATCTTTCAGTTTTCTGCTTTTATCCTACCTTTCTTTGACCAAAGAAACCCACCCCACGCTTGCATTAGTTATAACACCCCCATTATTTTCCATTTCCCCTCAAAATCAAGAAAAAGTAGCAGATCATTCATGATGTTATCTtggaggagaagaagggctgcagCTCGTCTTGCAAGAAACAACAATCTTAATAATGATGATTCAGGCGATCACTTGGAGATGGAAATCTCGATTCCACCTCATTTCCGGTGCCCGATTTCTTTTGACTTGATGAAAGATCCGGTTACTTTGTCGACGGGGATCACTTACGATCGAGAGAGCATTGAGAAGTGGATAGAAGATGGTAACCAGACTTGTCCAGTTACTAATCAGGTGTTGTTGAGCTTCGATCAAATACCTAACCATTTCATACGCAAGATTATTCAAGATTGGTGCGTTGAGAATAGATCTTATGGGATTGAAAGGATTCCAACTCCTTGCATTCCTATCACGCCGTATGAGGTTTCAGAGATTTGTAAGAGAATTATGGGGGCAACCCAACGTAGGGATCATAAGAAGTGTGAAGAATTGGTGGTGAAGATCAAGAACTGGGGAAAGGAAAGCGAACGAAACAAAAGGTGTATTGTGGATAACGGAACCGGTTGTGTTTTGGCAGCTGCTTTCGAGTCATTTGCAGAAGCAACAAGTACCTCTTCTGCCGCGGAGAAGTACACAGATTTGCTGGTGGAGATATTGTCAGTTTTGGTATGGATGCTTCCATTTGGTGGAGAAGGCCAGACCAGGCTAGGATCGATGAGTTCTTTACGTTGCATAACATGGCTTTTGAAGAATAGTGGAGACCTTTCAGCTAGACAAAACGCAGTTTTGGTACTCAAGGAGCTTCTTTATTTAGATGAAAAGCATGTAAATGCCTTGGTGGAGATAGGAGTTATTCAAGCACTAGTCGAGTTAATCAAGGAGCCAATTTGCCCTGCTTCCACGAAAGCTTCACTAATGGTGATATTCTACATGATATCTCCTTCAACAATCAGCGACAAGATTGCATCAACATTTGTAGAACTGGATTTTGTCTCGTTGATAATAGAGATTCTCGTTGATGGAGATAAAAGCATATGTGAGAAGGCATTGGGTGTATTGGACCATGTTTGTGACTCCATAGAAGGGAGACAAAAGGCGTATGAGAATGCTCTTACAATTCCTGTGTTGTTTCAGAAAATTTTAGCTTCAGAATTGTCATCAAAGTTCTCAGTGTCAATTCTGTGGAAGCTTTGCAAGAATGAGAAAAGCGAGGAAGGAGGTGTTGTAGCCGAAGCACTTCAGCTTAAAGTAGGAGCATTTCAGAAGCTACTGATACTCTTACAGGTTGGTTGTGATAATAGCACAAAAGAGAAGGTTACtgagttgttgaaattgttgaATCTTGGCAGAGCCAAGCTAGACTGTATTGGTTCCTCAATGGATTTCAGGTACCTTAAGAAGTCCTACtgattttcttttccctttttttaattagtaaatttattcaattcagtGAATTGTGCAAAATATGTTCATGTAAAGGCTATGAATGTGATAAATGCTTAGTTATATTCATTGTATTCGCCCAGCATTCTCATTCATGGAATAGAAATTAGAGAAATGTGTTACAAaattggtatatatatatatatatatattgattctcATGCTTTTAGTAATTAAATTTTCTACCTAGCTAGAttgatatataaaaattaatttcgtATTGTTTTTATTCAATAAACTGTGTAAAtattcaatgaaaattaaaatacattttacttaaaaatataaagtttaataataataataaattatttatcagTAGCCAAAATTGACATGtacattatttaattttaaaataaataaggcAATTAATGCTTACAGTCATATTACatagtaaaataattttaaagtcttagattatatattttaatgaaatttaattaCATGTAATAGCCTAAATTATGAACATTATAGAAATAAATATTAGTTTCAAAAATAACCCTGTAAACAATTGTATTCattaattcataaaaaattaaaaaaaaaattaaattttcccacaattttttttattaattccaaaaaatttaaaaactatcATACTTTGAAACAAACTTTAATAGTAATTCAAAAGGTGAAATTTATCGACTCATCAAAATCCTCAATATTCATTAACTTTCTTTAAACGTTAATTAATAATGATTAACTTGACTTTTTCATTAATACATgagaaattagaaaaatattttacttGCTACTCAAACTATACATATGGCATCAAATCacttttatctttattttctaaaaattattttgtcTAAAATTACCTATCCTTTTAAAAAATTCAATgagtattatttaatttttttttattaattttactctttatctctattaaatataataattatttttataattttctaaaacttataaataaaaagtaatttatttaaattataaaatattttattataatttaaataatttaattatttttttaatcaatttaaaaaatattaaatgataaataaaaatagatgacaagaataataaataaagattttattgaaATCACCCTTATAATAAGAAAATTGtggaaaataattagaaaaggtGATTAAAGTTCCTTCCTCTCGTAAAAGACAAAATCAGATTGGGGGTTAATAGGGGCGAGAAAAGATGGTTAGAATCGATAAATAAATTTGGTTAAGTTCAATTAATATTCTTTAAAAGTTTGGTTTTTCATTTTGCTTtatcaattaatatttttttaaaatttaatttttttaattcagttcagctttttttataaaaatttgaattgatcttttttctaatttatatctattttaaaaattttatgaacTTTTGTTTAATATAATATGTAATTTTGTAGTAGGTTAAAAAACAAAAATACAAAAGTTAAAAAGCCTAACAAAATAGATATAAACCGATAAATTTAACTAAATTGGATCGTAAGTTTTTATTCAATTTATTCGATTTAATCCATtctctaatttattattattattattataacataCATGTAaatctaaaatatatatatagatcATATAATTACacaatataaaaaagaaaagaaaaataatatatatagatCTTATCACGGGCAATCAGCTCATGTCCTTTACCACCACCACAAATCTCATTTTTTATTTCAATCGAGTCGTAATGTGAAACTTTAAAATTGAGTCACAATTAAAGTTTATAaagatatatttaaaatttaaattattattattattattattattatagttcGACGCTGAACCGAGTAATTGCATATCCAAGGGCGAAGATGTGGGCTCATAGAATTTGTAATGCTGAATTTTGGGCTCTGTAGCAttatggagaaaaaaaaaatgccacAAAAAATGCAAAAATCCAACGAGTTCTAAATTAGTCTTTGAGGCCCTCGTTGTGAAATCTCAAATAATTACCAGAgttcatttttaaaagaaatatatatgagatattcatattattaatattttttaaataataacattaaaataatataaaaaaattctaaaaatggaGCATGAGAACGAGGGGAATTTGGTGAAAGCATTGAttaaagtgattttttttttatattattatttttaggtTGGATTAGAATCCATCCTATTTCTAGTGCCAAAACACTTTGATCCTCTCTTCTCCCTTAGCAAAAGTACAGTGGATGCTTAGATCGCGGGTATATGCATGTGAATTGCAGCATTGGATGTGCAGTTCCGATTAAAAAAATGGGGATAAAACCATTTCTAAATTGTTAGTAGGCTTCCAGAGTTTCATGGCTATTACATTTACCTGTTAATTCGGATCTCTCCATTCACTCTAATTAAGTCTATGTCAACTATTCATACtgcttaaatttatttattaataaaataccaaaatttataatagacattgggagtattaaaaatagtTCTTCCTACATATATAAATACTCAATTACTTTGATTTAAGTCTATCTACTTAATGGCCATATGCATATGTAGATATAATAGAAAGGAAGACTATGCATTGCCCACTTCCTAATTCAGGCCATTCCACTATGTTCTCCAACTAGAACCTGATAATGGATTCCCCTCATAAGCCCAATTCTCTCTCCACCAatctatttttccttttccttctcTTGTCCACAAATCTCCTCACTTTGTTCCTTGCCTCCACCTTCTACTCCTCTTGCTCTATCAACCCCCTCACCGCCGCCCCTGCCACTCTTACCACCACACAGACTAGTTCTACTAACTCTGGCTCGGCTACTGATGGGCCTGATTCTCATTCTGACACCTCTCAAACAATTTTAGACCTCCCATCTGAATTCTTGGCCTTTACTTCTGGCAAACTTCTTCCATTTGGTTTCAACACTAACTTCGATTCTGACACCATCTACCCACCAGTAGGCCGAGCCTGCACTCTCTTTCCCAATGAACTCCTCCGCTACATGACCTACAAAGTAAATGGATCCTGCCCGGACGACGGGCTTCTAGCACAAAAGCTCCTCCTCAAAGGCTGCGAGCCTCTCCCAAGCCGCCGTTGCCGGCCAGCTGCGCAGCCTGATTATGAAGAACCCTATCCTCTGCCTACAAGCCTATGGACCACACCCCCAAATTCATCAGTAGTATGGACAGCTTACACCTGCAAAGATTACTCATGTCTCATCAACCGATATCGAACACAAAAGGGTTTCGATGATTGCAAAGATTGCTTTGATCTTGAAGGCAGAGAAAAGACTCGTTGGGCTGCAAAACAGAGCAATGGAGGAGGAGGAGAAGGGCTTGACTTC
Proteins encoded:
- the LOC110637182 gene encoding receptor protein kinase TMK1 isoform X1, giving the protein MAFFLSLRIEKRACLSCKLLLLFLSSFSSIFLIVNSQATPSEDVAVMLALKKSLNVPDSLGWSDPDPCNWNHVGCSIDRRVTRIQIGRQNLRGTLPSNLQNLTQLERLELQWNNISGLLPSFNGLSSLQVIMLSGNQFTSIPSDFFTGLSSLKAVEIDNNPFSSWVIPESIKNSSTLQNFSANSANISGSIPNFFGPDAFPGLTILHLAFNELEGELPASFAGSQIQSLWLNGQKSEGKLTGRIDVIQNMTLLKDVWLHSNGFTGPLPDFSGLKDLQVLSIRDNSFTGPVPLSLVNLESLNVVNLTNNFFQGPMPVFNSLVSVDMTKDSNSFCLPSPGECDSRVNTLLLILKSMGYPQRFAQNWKGNDPCADWIGITCTQGNITVVNFQKMDLTGTISPEFASLKSLQRLALDGNNLTGSIPQELTTLPALKELGVSNNQLSGKIPVFKSNVLVNTNGNPDIGKESNSSTSLGPPSASPSADAGSGNSGSSGNGGKKSSTKIGVIVLCVVGGILLIIFVGLLSFLLCKKKQKRFSRVQSPNAMVIHPRHSGSDNESVKITVAGSSVSVGAISETHTIPASEQGDVQMVEAGNMVISIQVLRNVTNNFSEKNILGQGGFGVVYKGELHDGTKIAVKRMESGVISGKGLSEFKSEIAVLTKVRHRHLVALLGYCLDGNEKLLVYEFMPQGTLSRHLFNWAHEGLKPLEWTKRLTIALDVARGVEYLHGLAHQSFIHRDLKPSNILLGDDMRAKVADFGLVRLAPEGKGSIETRIAGTFGYLAPEYAVTGRVTTKVDVFSFGVILMELITGRKALDDSQPEESMHLVTWFRRLHLNKESFHKAIDPTIDLDEETLASISTVAELAGHCSAREPSQRPDMGHAVNVLSSLVELWKPTTQNPEDIYGIDLEMSLPQVLQKWQAFENRSNLEYSSSSLLLSLDNTQTSIPTCPYGFAESLTSADGR
- the LOC110637182 gene encoding receptor protein kinase TMK1 isoform X2; this encodes MTLLKDVWLHSNGFTGPLPDFSGLKDLQVLSIRDNSFTGPVPLSLVNLESLNVVNLTNNFFQGPMPVFNSLVSVDMTKDSNSFCLPSPGECDSRVNTLLLILKSMGYPQRFAQNWKGNDPCADWIGITCTQGNITVVNFQKMDLTGTISPEFASLKSLQRLALDGNNLTGSIPQELTTLPALKELGVSNNQLSGKIPVFKSNVLVNTNGNPDIGKESNSSTSLGPPSASPSADAGSGNSGSSGNGGKKSSTKIGVIVLCVVGGILLIIFVGLLSFLLCKKKQKRFSRVQSPNAMVIHPRHSGSDNESVKITVAGSSVSVGAISETHTIPASEQGDVQMVEAGNMVISIQVLRNVTNNFSEKNILGQGGFGVVYKGELHDGTKIAVKRMESGVISGKGLSEFKSEIAVLTKVRHRHLVALLGYCLDGNEKLLVYEFMPQGTLSRHLFNWAHEGLKPLEWTKRLTIALDVARGVEYLHGLAHQSFIHRDLKPSNILLGDDMRAKVADFGLVRLAPEGKGSIETRIAGTFGYLAPEYAVTGRVTTKVDVFSFGVILMELITGRKALDDSQPEESMHLVTWFRRLHLNKESFHKAIDPTIDLDEETLASISTVAELAGHCSAREPSQRPDMGHAVNVLSSLVELWKPTTQNPEDIYGIDLEMSLPQVLQKWQAFENRSNLEYSSSSLLLSLDNTQTSIPTCPYGFAESLTSADGR
- the LOC110637162 gene encoding U-box domain-containing protein 21-like, which gives rise to MMLSWRRRRAAARLARNNNLNNDDSGDHLEMEISIPPHFRCPISFDLMKDPVTLSTGITYDRESIEKWIEDGNQTCPVTNQVLLSFDQIPNHFIRKIIQDWCVENRSYGIERIPTPCIPITPYEVSEICKRIMGATQRRDHKKCEELVVKIKNWGKESERNKRCIVDNGTGCVLAAAFESFAEATSTSSAAEKYTDLLVEILSVLVWMLPFGGEGQTRLGSMSSLRCITWLLKNSGDLSARQNAVLVLKELLYLDEKHVNALVEIGVIQALVELIKEPICPASTKASLMVIFYMISPSTISDKIASTFVELDFVSLIIEILVDGDKSICEKALGVLDHVCDSIEGRQKAYENALTIPVLFQKILASELSSKFSVSILWKLCKNEKSEEGGVVAEALQLKVGAFQKLLILLQVGCDNSTKEKVTELLKLLNLGRAKLDCIGSSMDFRYLKKSY
- the LOC110637192 gene encoding probable methyltransferase At1g29790 — protein: MDSPHKPNSLSTNLFFLFLLLSTNLLTLFLASTFYSSCSINPLTAAPATLTTTQTSSTNSGSATDGPDSHSDTSQTILDLPSEFLAFTSGKLLPFGFNTNFDSDTIYPPVGRACTLFPNELLRYMTYKVNGSCPDDGLLAQKLLLKGCEPLPSRRCRPAAQPDYEEPYPLPTSLWTTPPNSSVVWTAYTCKDYSCLINRYRTQKGFDDCKDCFDLEGREKTRWAAKQSNGGGGEGLDFTIDEVLATKKAGTIRIGLDLGGGVATFAVRMTERNITIVTTSMNLNGPFNNFIASRGIVPLYISISQRLPFFDNTLDIVHSMHVLSNWIPTTLLHFLMFDIYRVLRPGGLFWLDHFFCVGEQLEEVYGPLVESIGFNKLKWTVGRKLDRGPELREMYLSALLEKPLKNSW